The nucleotide sequence GACGGGGTGATCGGGGGTGACGGAGTCGATCCACGCCCGCGTCGGAAGCGTCCCCCCCCACAGCTCGTGGTCCCAGTCGCCGCCGGTGATCCACGTCCCCTTGGGGACGGTCGCGGCGAAGGCCTCGATGCGCGCCACGAAGTCCTCCGGCGTCTTCGCGTCTCGCAGCTGCACCGAGGAGAGCCGGAACCCTCCGTCGACGAAGTGCACGTGCGAATCGATGAATCCGGGGACGACCATCTGCCCCTGGGCATCGATCACCTCGGCATCCCGGGCCAGCTTGCGGATCTCGGCGCTGGATCCCACAGCTGCAATCCGCTCGCCGCGCACGGCGATACCGTCGGCCCACGGGCGCCGCGCGTCACCCGTCCAGACGCGGGCATTGACCACCGCGAGGGTGACGGGGCCGGAGCCGGCATCGGGCGACTTCATGGTGCAACCGGCGAGGGTGGCAAGGGCGAGGAAGGTGACGAGCGGGGAGCGCATCGGGGCCCCTATCGCCGTTCGAGCGCGTCGCGCACGTCGAGCAGGATCTCGAAGTAGAGCTGCTCGCGGCGGTAGGCGAAGTCGAGCGACGCCATCTGCGACTCGTCGCCCGTGGCCTTGGCGCGCTCGAAGGCTTCGCGGTACATGTCGTCGAGATTGGCGAGGATGCGGTCGCGGGTACGGGACATACGGGTTCTCTGGATGGCGTGGGGGGTGAGGCGGGGCGCCTCGTCGACGGCGGGGGGGCGGGCCTCGGCGCTCGGCGACTCGATGGCGTCGAAGAGGTACTTCCTCGCGGCTCCCATGAAGAGTCGGCGCGGATTGAGCGAGTCGGGCATGCGGGGGCGCGAGGCGAGCAGAGGGCACGTCGAGGTGCGGCCGGGAACTTAGCCCCCCGTCGCCCCCGTCGGGAACCTCTCCCCCCATTCGCGGGTTCTTAGCAACTGAAGGGGAGTAGCTACGCGGAACCGACAATCCGCGCGGCCGAATCGTCAAGACTGCCCGGTTTCCGGGCACGGTTCGGCCGGGTCCTCCGGATCAGGCGAGACTTTCGAGCGACACCGGCAGATTGTCCGGGCGCTTGGAACGTCCGCCTTTTTTTTGCCCGTATCTCGTCTTCTCGTCTTCTCGTCTTCTCGTCCTCTGGTGAACAATGAACAACGTCAAGGTCTTCACCCTCATGGCCGCCATGACCGCCCTCTTCGTCGCCATCGGCGGAGGAGTGGGAGGGCAGTCCGGGGCACTCCTCGCGCTGATCTTCGCCGCGGGGATGAACCTGTTCATGTACTGGAACTCGTCGTCGATGGTCCTGCGCGCCTACGGGGCCCAGGTCGTCTCGCCGCACGAGGCACCGGAGCTCCATGAGATGGTGGATCGCCTGCGCCAGCGCGCGGGGCTCCCGATGCCGACCGTGGCGATCGCGCCGCACGCGCAGCCGAATGCCTTCGCCACGGGGCGCAACCCCGAGCATGCCGTGGTCTGCGTGACGCAAGGGATCATGCAGCTGGTGAACCGTGACGAGCTGGAGGGGGTCATCGCGCACGAGCTGGCGCACATCAAGAACCGCGACATGCTCCTGCAGACGGTGACCGCCTCGCTGGCGGGGGCCATCTCCAACCTGGCGATGATCGCGCAGTGGGGGGCGCTCCTCGGCGGGCGCGACGAAGA is from Gemmatimonadetes bacterium SCN 70-22 and encodes:
- a CDS encoding protease HtpX; this encodes MNNVKVFTLMAAMTALFVAIGGGVGGQSGALLALIFAAGMNLFMYWNSSSMVLRAYGAQVVSPHEAPELHEMVDRLRQRAGLPMPTVAIAPHAQPNAFATGRNPEHAVVCVTQGIMQLVNRDELEGVIAHELAHIKNRDMLLQTVTASLAGAISNLAMIAQWGALLGGRDEEGESPFAALAMAIVAPIAAGLIQFAISRQREFKADAVGAQISGRPLALASALRKLDMAAHRIPMQVAPAVAPLAQVNPLSAFGGRGMMSLFSTHPSTEQRVARLEAMA